The proteins below are encoded in one region of Rubripirellula reticaptiva:
- a CDS encoding response regulator: protein MKPNVGNQKKTIRRLVLIDDDSTDNFLHSRLLQRSGLVDDLIIFEEAEEALKYICSSMEPVDVICLDINMPRMNGFEFLDAFESSWDPQLEKPLIVILSTTVGPAEIEYAKRIPRIVGAETKPLRPELIEFLAERFFVAE from the coding sequence ATGAAACCGAATGTTGGAAATCAGAAAAAGACAATCCGTCGCCTCGTGCTAATCGATGATGACAGTACCGACAACTTCCTACATAGCCGATTGCTTCAGCGTTCGGGCTTAGTTGACGATCTGATCATATTCGAAGAGGCAGAAGAAGCGTTAAAGTACATCTGCTCTTCCATGGAACCAGTCGATGTGATTTGCCTCGATATCAACATGCCACGCATGAACGGATTCGAATTTCTAGATGCGTTCGAATCATCATGGGACCCGCAACTCGAAAAACCACTTATTGTGATCCTTTCAACGACTGTGGGACCGGCTGAAATCGAGTATGCCAAACGAATCCCAAGAATTGTTGGTGCTGAAACGAAACCACTTAGGCCCGAACTGATCGAATTTCTCGCGGAAAGGTTCTTTGTTGCAGAGTAA
- the dnaG gene encoding DNA primase has protein sequence MSLPTDLDLKERVRSAVDIVDVVGATLELQPQGRNFVTRCPWHNDRRPSMTVNQERQTWKCWPCDIGGDVFSFVMRRDGVDFPTAIRSLAELAGIPLDQYTRGQKRTNPGDPDDRETLFAAMKLVCEDYFNILESGQSDDAKIAREYLASRGIDDENRKRFQIGFAPDEWSYAVDLLKENNFSGAVAQAAGIASAKRSGTGEVDMFRGRLMFPIHDLQNRPIAMGGRLIPAIAAKHGENAGAKYYNGRETLLFRKSHQLYGLQLAREAIRREGQVLVMEGYTDVVAARQSGVETAVAVLGTALGENHVKILKRFAQRVVLVLDGDNAGQTRADQVLELFVGADVDLRVLTLPEGNDPADYLQSQGRESFDRLVVESPDALDHKLSRLTNGIDFTRDTHAVTTAVDTMLKIVAKAPPSLRVDQLLVRLSRSFELKTERLEQRLDVLRDEAKKRDSVVKRPKGGFNSNAKPTFEGVQHPAPSKPASASFDPGFDPNAAFAESADFGDDYYVGESHISSYGSPSFNQGRGNQGRGQQGRGNPSGQTSMSSLSGLDRQLFETLIESPDLAAMAVEAIDPDWFESRTAVMLMTAYQDLELAGRDLDADSLLLLVENEQLKNQIVTMQERVRDREGKLPETPEERYTMIMTRYRERGFSIEQKTQIEKLASASMDEDEEMALLNRLIEEDRQRRGIKTE, from the coding sequence TTGTCCCTCCCGACGGACCTTGATCTGAAAGAACGAGTACGTAGCGCCGTCGACATTGTCGATGTGGTAGGCGCGACGCTGGAATTGCAGCCTCAGGGTCGCAATTTTGTGACTCGATGTCCGTGGCACAACGATCGTCGTCCCTCGATGACCGTCAACCAAGAACGTCAAACGTGGAAATGCTGGCCCTGTGACATCGGCGGCGATGTCTTCAGTTTCGTGATGCGACGTGACGGTGTTGACTTTCCCACCGCGATCCGAAGTCTGGCCGAATTGGCCGGCATTCCGCTTGATCAATACACGCGGGGGCAAAAGAGGACTAACCCTGGTGATCCCGACGACCGAGAAACACTTTTTGCAGCGATGAAGCTGGTTTGCGAAGACTACTTCAACATTTTGGAGTCCGGCCAAAGCGACGACGCCAAGATCGCTCGCGAGTATTTGGCGTCGCGAGGCATTGATGACGAAAACCGAAAGCGATTCCAAATTGGATTTGCTCCTGACGAGTGGTCGTATGCGGTGGACTTGCTGAAGGAAAACAATTTCAGCGGCGCGGTTGCGCAGGCTGCTGGAATCGCATCGGCGAAACGATCGGGGACCGGCGAAGTCGACATGTTTCGTGGTCGGTTGATGTTCCCGATTCATGATCTGCAAAATCGTCCGATCGCGATGGGCGGTCGTCTGATCCCCGCCATCGCGGCGAAGCACGGCGAAAACGCGGGAGCGAAATATTACAACGGTCGCGAAACGCTGTTGTTCCGAAAATCGCACCAGTTATACGGCTTGCAACTTGCTCGCGAAGCGATCCGCCGCGAGGGGCAGGTTTTGGTGATGGAGGGATACACCGACGTGGTGGCGGCGCGCCAGTCGGGAGTTGAAACGGCGGTCGCTGTTTTGGGGACCGCGCTGGGCGAAAACCACGTTAAGATCCTAAAGCGATTTGCGCAGCGAGTTGTGCTGGTACTCGACGGCGACAACGCAGGGCAAACGCGAGCCGACCAAGTGCTTGAGTTATTTGTTGGCGCGGACGTCGATTTGCGAGTCTTGACTTTGCCGGAAGGCAACGACCCAGCCGATTACCTTCAATCGCAAGGTCGCGAATCGTTTGATCGCTTGGTGGTCGAGTCGCCCGACGCGCTTGATCACAAGCTTTCGCGATTGACCAACGGCATCGACTTTACGCGTGACACTCACGCGGTCACCACCGCGGTTGATACGATGCTGAAGATCGTCGCGAAGGCGCCGCCGAGCTTACGAGTTGATCAGTTGCTGGTTCGGTTGTCGCGCAGTTTTGAGTTGAAAACTGAACGGTTAGAACAGCGACTTGATGTGCTGCGCGACGAAGCAAAGAAACGCGACAGTGTCGTCAAACGTCCTAAGGGCGGATTCAATTCGAATGCAAAGCCGACGTTTGAAGGCGTTCAGCATCCGGCGCCCAGCAAGCCGGCCAGTGCCAGTTTCGATCCGGGCTTTGATCCGAACGCTGCGTTTGCTGAGTCCGCAGATTTTGGCGACGATTATTACGTCGGCGAGTCGCACATCAGTTCCTACGGTTCACCCTCGTTTAATCAGGGGCGCGGTAACCAGGGCCGAGGTCAGCAAGGTCGCGGCAATCCGTCCGGACAAACGTCGATGTCGTCGCTGTCGGGCCTCGATCGCCAATTGTTCGAGACGTTGATCGAGTCGCCTGATTTAGCAGCGATGGCTGTGGAAGCGATCGATCCAGATTGGTTCGAGTCACGTACGGCGGTGATGTTAATGACGGCCTATCAGGATTTAGAACTGGCGGGGCGTGACCTCGATGCAGATTCGCTGTTGTTGCTGGTTGAAAACGAACAGTTAAAGAATCAAATCGTGACGATGCAGGAGCGTGTTCGTGATCGCGAGGGCAAATTGCCTGAAACACCGGAGGAGCGATACACGATGATCATGACTCGTTATCGCGAGCGAGGATTTTCAATCGAACAAAAGACTCAAATCGAAAAGCTCGCGTCCGCGTCGATGGATGAAGACGAAGAAATGGCGCTTCTAAATCGCTTGATCGAAGAGGATCGTCAACGACGCGGGATCAAGACAGAATGA
- a CDS encoding CHASE domain-containing protein — MIHHYDRTTNGLRQKLERTGSFQWFHWLVIGLSLGLTLFAWHYARVQQNAKIELQFDREADQAVSLVVDRMATYEEALWSGVAFVTTINGEVDYQTWDDYAACLKLDNRYPGINGIGLIASLGATDLDPFLKNQRVSRPAFTVHPKVDGNEHWPIFAISPIAGNEQAVGLDMMHEINRITAARKARDTKTTQITGPITLVQDATRTPGFLFFAPYYRTPTSAQHPNASETFEGLVYAPFVVRELIYGTLEKSRRRIGIRISDMSEVLFDEHVKSDPDFDPRPLVRKEISLDLYGRTWLFDVRSTRSFRQSIDSSQSTSILVAGLLINAMLLGLFYLISKSARRSLGLADQMTEELACFSLAASVNQIGIFDIDIESKKFKWNDAMYKLFQQNRDSFTPTYESVLGCIHPDDRPALEAAFRGQIDDGETLDSEYRIQLEDGENRHLHSRAVIFRDTDGRAIRLLGSDTDITETREATQELDLTRRVQSAIQDAAGVSMITTNESGLILSVNKTVESMLGYSREELECKKTPAPLHDADEIIQRAAELTEQLGREIKPGFEVFTAMTADGAMEQREWTYIRKDGTRFPVLLTVTAIRDNSGTVTGYLGVAADISDRKEADLAIAKSNEQLARSNEELAQFAYVASHDLQEPLRKVTSFCELLQEDCSDQLNEDGTMYMGYIMDGARRMRKLIQDLLAYSRIEEGDVRIETVIMNDALSVAINDLSTAVQESDATVTFDELPQISAPPSQMVQLFQNLIGNAIKYRGDESPRVHISCESDNGNHVFSVDDNGIGIAPEYRDQVFGIFKRLHGQSQYKGTGIGLAICKRILERVNGKIWIEDSPLGGSRFRFSINSAT; from the coding sequence ATGATTCATCATTACGATAGAACGACCAATGGACTTCGCCAAAAACTCGAGCGAACCGGTTCGTTTCAATGGTTTCACTGGCTCGTCATCGGGCTTTCGCTGGGATTAACCCTTTTTGCCTGGCACTACGCTCGAGTCCAACAAAACGCAAAAATCGAGCTTCAATTTGATCGTGAAGCTGACCAAGCGGTATCGCTAGTCGTCGATCGCATGGCGACCTACGAAGAAGCACTTTGGTCGGGGGTGGCGTTTGTGACAACCATCAACGGCGAAGTCGACTACCAAACATGGGACGACTACGCCGCATGTCTAAAGCTTGACAACCGGTACCCCGGCATCAACGGGATTGGACTGATCGCGTCCCTGGGCGCGACCGACCTAGATCCATTTCTGAAGAATCAACGCGTCAGCCGCCCGGCCTTCACTGTCCATCCCAAAGTTGATGGAAACGAGCACTGGCCGATCTTTGCCATTTCGCCAATCGCGGGCAATGAGCAAGCGGTGGGCCTTGATATGATGCACGAAATCAACCGTATCACTGCAGCGAGGAAAGCGCGTGACACAAAGACGACTCAGATCACTGGGCCGATCACTTTGGTCCAAGATGCAACGAGAACGCCTGGATTCCTTTTCTTTGCGCCTTACTATCGGACGCCCACATCCGCGCAACACCCCAATGCGTCCGAGACATTCGAAGGACTCGTTTACGCCCCCTTTGTCGTGCGCGAGCTGATATACGGAACGCTAGAAAAGAGCCGACGACGTATCGGCATTCGTATCAGTGATATGTCGGAAGTCTTGTTCGACGAGCACGTGAAGTCCGATCCCGATTTCGATCCCCGTCCGTTGGTTCGAAAAGAAATTTCGCTCGACCTGTACGGCCGAACGTGGCTGTTTGATGTCCGAAGCACCCGTTCTTTTCGTCAATCCATCGACAGCAGCCAATCAACGTCAATCTTAGTCGCAGGGCTATTGATCAACGCCATGCTACTTGGGCTTTTTTACTTGATCTCCAAAAGTGCTCGCCGCTCGCTCGGCCTAGCCGACCAAATGACGGAAGAACTCGCCTGCTTTAGCCTAGCGGCAAGCGTCAATCAAATCGGCATCTTTGATATCGACATTGAATCGAAAAAATTCAAATGGAACGATGCGATGTACAAACTCTTTCAACAGAACCGGGATTCATTCACCCCGACCTACGAGTCTGTGCTCGGCTGCATCCACCCAGACGATCGCCCGGCGCTCGAAGCCGCTTTTCGCGGCCAGATTGATGACGGCGAGACGCTTGATTCAGAATATCGCATCCAACTGGAAGACGGCGAAAACCGGCACCTTCATTCACGTGCCGTGATCTTTCGCGATACGGATGGCCGTGCAATTCGATTGCTCGGGTCAGACACTGACATCACCGAAACCAGAGAAGCAACTCAAGAACTTGATTTGACCCGTCGCGTACAATCGGCAATCCAAGACGCCGCTGGCGTTTCGATGATTACCACGAACGAGTCAGGCCTCATCCTATCGGTAAACAAGACAGTTGAATCGATGCTTGGATATTCGCGTGAGGAGTTGGAGTGCAAGAAAACGCCGGCCCCGCTGCATGATGCTGACGAGATCATCCAACGAGCAGCCGAGCTGACCGAACAACTGGGCCGCGAGATCAAACCGGGTTTCGAAGTGTTCACCGCGATGACCGCCGACGGTGCGATGGAACAACGTGAGTGGACCTACATACGCAAAGACGGGACTCGATTCCCGGTGCTTCTTACCGTCACGGCAATCCGCGACAACTCTGGAACAGTTACTGGATACCTGGGCGTTGCAGCTGACATCTCAGATCGAAAAGAAGCCGATCTGGCGATTGCGAAGTCCAACGAACAACTTGCTCGCAGCAACGAAGAACTTGCCCAGTTCGCGTATGTCGCGTCTCATGACTTGCAGGAGCCACTGCGGAAGGTGACATCGTTCTGCGAACTTCTTCAGGAAGACTGCAGCGACCAACTCAACGAAGACGGGACGATGTACATGGGCTATATCATGGACGGGGCCCGCAGGATGCGAAAGCTAATCCAAGACTTGCTGGCGTACTCGCGAATCGAAGAAGGCGATGTCCGAATTGAAACAGTGATCATGAACGACGCTCTTAGCGTCGCGATCAATGACCTTTCCACGGCAGTCCAAGAATCAGACGCAACCGTCACCTTTGACGAACTGCCGCAGATCTCGGCCCCCCCTTCCCAGATGGTCCAGCTGTTTCAAAACTTGATTGGAAACGCGATTAAGTATCGCGGCGACGAGAGCCCAAGAGTCCATATCAGTTGTGAATCCGACAACGGAAACCATGTTTTCTCGGTTGACGATAACGGAATCGGAATCGCACCCGAGTATCGTGATCAAGTGTTCGGCATTTTCAAACGCCTGCATGGTCAAAGCCAGTATAAGGGGACCGGAATTGGGCTCGCGATTTGTAAACGCATCCTTGAACGAGTCA
- a CDS encoding GGDEF domain-containing response regulator has protein sequence MKKQISVLLVEDQQAEAIVVTRLLSHSAYGNFSVTVAVALADAIEQLGKNSFDACLLDLGLPDGHGIESLRQVRSVDGCIPIVVLTGNDDENNGLTAIETGAQDYLAKDFVNSRTVSRALLFAIARQNTMLGHAADAQTDMLTGLPNRRLLSRDFDRMSNQFDLLSVALLDIDNFKTINDLHGHLIGDRVLQHVASLVRDNAGNNIQAARFGGEEFTLLIPDSGIDATVDYASDLLSKIENATLEIDGKSISVTASIGLTSVRNEEGLDESLRRADQALYSAKHTGRNRVCVNDA, from the coding sequence ATGAAAAAACAAATTAGCGTCCTACTGGTTGAAGACCAGCAGGCAGAGGCGATTGTCGTAACACGACTATTATCGCATTCTGCATATGGAAACTTTTCAGTCACCGTTGCGGTAGCGTTAGCAGATGCAATCGAGCAATTAGGTAAAAACAGCTTTGACGCTTGCTTGTTGGATCTTGGCTTGCCGGACGGTCATGGCATCGAATCGCTTCGCCAGGTTCGCAGTGTTGACGGATGCATTCCGATTGTCGTGTTGACCGGTAACGATGACGAAAACAATGGCTTGACCGCGATCGAGACTGGCGCACAAGACTATCTTGCAAAAGACTTTGTCAATAGTCGTACCGTTTCGCGTGCACTCCTGTTTGCCATCGCACGCCAAAACACAATGCTCGGACATGCTGCCGATGCGCAAACTGATATGCTGACGGGGCTTCCCAATCGACGCTTGCTCAGCCGCGACTTCGACCGAATGTCCAACCAGTTTGACCTTCTTTCCGTTGCACTGCTTGATATCGATAATTTCAAAACCATCAACGACTTGCATGGGCATTTAATTGGTGACCGGGTTCTGCAACACGTCGCTAGCCTCGTCCGCGACAATGCAGGCAACAACATTCAAGCGGCGAGATTTGGTGGCGAAGAGTTTACGCTGTTGATTCCTGACTCAGGTATCGATGCAACGGTTGACTATGCGTCGGATCTGTTATCGAAAATCGAGAATGCGACGCTGGAAATTGATGGCAAGTCGATCTCGGTAACTGCGAGCATTGGGCTGACGTCTGTCCGCAACGAAGAGGGTCTCGATGAGTCCCTCCGCCGAGCTGACCAAGCGTTATACAGCGCGAAGCACACCGGCCGAAATCGTGTGTGCGTGAATGACGCATGA
- a CDS encoding carbon storage regulator, translating into MLVLTRKVNEEILIGDDIKITLIRVRGNSVRIGVEAPRSVRVVRGELPRIETTKQEIEIEMAGDVEIDDLAEIFAHPEPQRFARPNSDNLASNGSVKKRTAKAGKHQESSPESPANRIAKFATADSDAKVFVGTVKRSGDDVTMKRAPLANFVSAS; encoded by the coding sequence ATGTTGGTTCTAACACGTAAAGTTAACGAAGAAATCCTGATCGGCGACGATATCAAAATCACGCTGATTCGCGTTCGCGGCAACAGCGTCCGCATCGGTGTCGAAGCACCTCGAAGCGTTCGTGTCGTCCGCGGCGAACTTCCCCGGATTGAGACGACCAAGCAAGAAATCGAGATCGAAATGGCTGGCGACGTCGAAATCGACGATTTGGCTGAAATCTTCGCTCACCCCGAACCCCAACGTTTTGCTCGCCCCAACAGCGATAACCTAGCCAGCAATGGTTCGGTCAAGAAAAGGACGGCCAAAGCCGGCAAACATCAAGAGTCTTCGCCAGAATCGCCCGCAAACCGCATTGCCAAATTTGCAACAGCGGATTCGGACGCGAAGGTGTTCGTTGGTACCGTCAAACGATCGGGCGACGACGTAACTATGAAACGAGCACCGCTGGCGAACTTCGTGTCGGCAAGCTGA